The bacterium genome includes a window with the following:
- the tuf gene encoding elongation factor Tu, which translates to MAEKFERVKPHVNVGTIGHVDHGKTTLTAAILKNLTAAGMKAQNKGVEDLDKAPESKERGITIATAHVEYETNARHYAHVDCPGHADYIKNMITGAAQMDGAILVVSAVDGPMPQTREHILLAYQVGVPQVVVFLNKVDQVDDKELVDLVEEEVRELLTKYHFAGDKVRFIRGSALQALEHSCGKIDCPKCGPVMELMKALDESIPEPVRDVDKPLLMPIEDVFSIEGRGTVVTGRIERGRVHIGDEIEIVGLKPTTKTVATGIEMFNKSLDEGLAGDNAGVLLRGTKKEDVERGQVLAKPGSITPHTEFEGEVYILTKEEGGRHTPFFNGYRPQFYIRTTDVTGEATLPKGTEMVMPGDTVTVTVKLISPVALEQGMRFAIREGGHTVGAGVVTKTIK; encoded by the coding sequence ATGGCAGAAAAATTTGAAAGAGTAAAACCGCACGTTAATGTCGGAACTATCGGACATGTTGATCACGGCAAGACCACTTTGACCGCGGCAATTTTAAAAAATTTGACAGCAGCTGGAATGAAAGCGCAAAACAAAGGCGTGGAAGATTTGGATAAGGCTCCGGAATCAAAAGAGCGCGGCATTACTATTGCCACCGCTCACGTGGAATATGAAACCAATGCCAGACACTATGCGCACGTGGATTGTCCGGGACACGCAGACTATATTAAAAATATGATTACAGGCGCCGCCCAAATGGACGGAGCGATTTTGGTTGTCAGCGCGGTTGACGGCCCGATGCCACAAACTCGAGAACACATTTTGTTAGCTTATCAGGTTGGTGTTCCTCAGGTTGTGGTCTTTTTGAATAAAGTTGACCAGGTGGACGACAAAGAATTGGTTGATCTGGTGGAAGAAGAAGTCCGGGAATTGCTCACAAAATATCATTTTGCCGGCGATAAAGTCCGATTTATCCGCGGATCCGCTTTGCAAGCTCTGGAACACAGCTGCGGCAAGATAGATTGCCCGAAATGCGGTCCGGTCATGGAATTAATGAAAGCTTTGGACGAATCTATTCCTGAACCGGTTCGAGATGTCGATAAGCCGTTATTGATGCCGATCGAAGATGTCTTTTCTATTGAAGGAAGAGGCACGGTCGTTACAGGAAGAATTGAAAGAGGCCGAGTGCATATTGGCGATGAAATCGAGATCGTTGGCTTGAAACCGACCACCAAGACTGTCGCTACCGGCATTGAAATGTTCAATAAATCCCTTGATGAAGGTTTGGCTGGCGATAACGCCGGAGTGCTTTTGCGCGGCACCAAAAAAGAAGATGTCGAGCGCGGACAAGTTTTGGCCAAGCCCGGATCGATCACTCCTCACACCGAATTTGAAGGCGAAGTTTATATTTTGACCAAAGAAGAAGGCGGACGACATACTCCATTTTTCAACGGCTACAGACCTCAATTCTATATCAGGACCACTGACGTCACTGGAGAAGCGACTTTGCCAAAAGGCACTGAAATGGTCATGCCTGGCGATACTGTCACAGTCACGGTGAAATTGATCTCCCCGGTCGCGCTGGAACAAGGAATGAGATTTGCGATTCGCGAAGGCGGACACACTGTCGGCGCCG